The following are from one region of the Maribacter aquivivus genome:
- a CDS encoding Rossmann-like and DUF2520 domain-containing protein yields MISVVIVGTGNVAQNLYQAFEKSNDVTIKQVIGRNREHLAFVKNNIAVSTTFNDIATADIYILAISDDAIKLVADNFKNTDGILAHTSGATSLEALKSAQRPGIFYPLQTFTKGKIISFYEIPICVEATNEDDLNLLKQLGETLSNTVVEIDSEQRKTLHVAAVFVNNFTNYMYTIGSEICEEHKINFKLLQPLIKETAAKLDTLTPLQAQTGPAKRGDQQTLHNHLQIIKDKHQRELYTLLSNSIKEKHGKKL; encoded by the coding sequence ATGATATCAGTCGTTATAGTTGGTACAGGAAATGTAGCTCAAAATCTTTATCAAGCATTTGAAAAATCAAATGATGTAACCATTAAGCAAGTAATTGGTAGAAACCGAGAACATTTGGCTTTTGTAAAGAACAACATTGCGGTTTCTACTACCTTTAATGATATTGCAACTGCAGATATTTATATACTTGCAATATCAGATGACGCCATTAAATTAGTTGCTGATAATTTTAAAAATACTGATGGAATATTAGCGCATACTTCTGGAGCAACTTCTCTTGAAGCATTAAAATCTGCCCAACGACCAGGTATTTTTTATCCTTTACAAACATTTACAAAAGGTAAAATTATTTCATTTTATGAAATTCCTATTTGTGTAGAGGCAACAAATGAGGACGACCTTAATTTATTGAAACAGCTTGGTGAAACATTAAGTAACACAGTAGTTGAAATAGATTCTGAACAACGCAAAACCCTTCATGTAGCAGCGGTATTTGTAAATAATTTCACGAATTACATGTATACAATAGGTTCTGAAATTTGCGAAGAACATAAAATTAACTTTAAACTATTACAGCCTTTAATTAAAGAAACTGCCGCAAAATTAGATACGTTAACACCTTTACAAGCCCAAACCGGGCCTGCAAAACGTGGAGACCAACAAACATTACACAATCATTTACAAATTATAAAAGATAAACACCAACGGGAACTTTACACCCTATTAAGCAACTCAATTAAAGAAAAGCATGGAAAAAAGTTATAA
- the ccsA gene encoding cytochrome c biogenesis protein has translation MTEMFKKIFFSTRLMSILFIVFATAMAFGTFIESWYSTETARIWIYNAWWFEVIMVFFVINFFGNISRYRLLRLEKWPVLVLHLSWVLIIIGAFVTRYISFEGMMPIREGKTEKVFYSDKTYLTVYVDGEIEGEARRKVLEDDLIVTPEAIKSNLPWKADFNGEDFEVSYVEFIKGAKQGLLPDSNGTKFLKIVEAGDGERHDHYLEDGKVASIHNVLFALNNNTDGAINIMTTDSVYQIHSPFDGNYMRMADQLQGVLVKDSLQPLVLRSLYNTAGMQFVIPDSVTQGSYGIVEIPDAEKTKIDQDAIVFDVTANGETKQIKLLGSKGPSNFSEKVNVGGLNFSIRYGSKVYELPFGIKLNDFIAEKYPGTEKGYSSYMSRVTIEDERPFDYDIFMNHVLDHQGYRFFQSGFDPDEKGTTLSVNHDFWGTWITYIGYFLLYIGLMGIMFFGKTRFKDLANSLDELKIKKKKMFGVIAVLMAFSFSSFAQDQHTPEEGHQQAPSKTQIDSLLEASMVSKEHADKFGKLVIQDEGGRMKPINTFSSELLRKLSLKDTYLGYTSDQILLSMMMNPAVWYNTEFIALDKKSQNDSIRNVIGIPSGQEYVKATDFFDSKGQYKLEPFLREATATANPNKFQQDFKDANIRLSLLNQALGQDIVKIFPLLDDENNKWISAVEYRGGQYEIRDSLYSNFVKNAMPYYLMTLGKAQQSGDYTGADKLLGAFHQNQLNHGSEVLPSQQKVDLEVIYNKLNIFNRLYRFYALVGLLMFFTLIFQIFKDRSVWRVAIYFFKGTIMLLFLWHTAGLVMRWYISGHAPWSNAYESILYVAWATMGIGWALGRKSDMTFAASAFVTSMLLWIAHQSWIDPSIANLQPVLDSYWLMIHVAVIVGSYGPLTVGMILGLVSLILMILTTKKNKKRMAINIKELTIINELALTTGLVMLTIGNFLGGQWANESWGRYWGWDPKETWALVSIMIYAFVIHTRLVPGLRGKWTFNFMSVVAFGSIMMTYFGVNFYLVGLHSYASGAQVITPTFIYYLVAGVLVLGGISYWRYKVNYSK, from the coding sequence ATGACGGAAATGTTCAAAAAAATATTTTTCTCTACACGCTTAATGTCCATCTTATTTATCGTTTTTGCCACAGCAATGGCATTCGGTACTTTTATTGAAAGTTGGTATAGCACAGAAACCGCACGAATCTGGATTTATAATGCCTGGTGGTTTGAAGTTATCATGGTGTTCTTTGTAATCAACTTTTTTGGTAATATCTCTAGATACCGTCTTCTGAGATTAGAGAAATGGCCTGTGTTGGTTCTGCATTTATCTTGGGTATTGATTATAATTGGAGCTTTTGTAACGCGTTATATCAGTTTTGAAGGTATGATGCCAATACGTGAAGGAAAAACGGAAAAGGTATTCTATTCTGATAAAACATATCTAACGGTTTATGTTGATGGTGAAATTGAAGGTGAGGCACGAAGAAAAGTTTTAGAAGATGATTTAATTGTTACGCCAGAAGCTATAAAATCTAACTTGCCATGGAAAGCTGATTTTAATGGTGAAGATTTTGAGGTTTCTTATGTTGAATTTATTAAAGGAGCCAAGCAAGGATTATTGCCAGATTCTAATGGTACAAAGTTTTTAAAGATTGTAGAGGCAGGTGATGGTGAACGTCATGATCACTATTTAGAAGATGGTAAGGTCGCCAGTATACATAATGTACTTTTTGCATTAAATAATAATACAGATGGCGCCATCAATATTATGACCACAGATTCTGTATATCAGATTCATTCTCCTTTTGATGGTAACTATATGCGTATGGCTGACCAGCTTCAAGGTGTTTTAGTAAAAGATAGTTTACAACCTTTAGTATTGCGTTCGTTATATAATACTGCTGGTATGCAGTTTGTTATTCCAGATTCTGTAACACAAGGTTCATACGGAATTGTTGAAATACCTGATGCTGAGAAAACTAAAATAGATCAAGATGCGATTGTTTTTGATGTTACTGCGAACGGAGAAACCAAACAAATTAAATTATTAGGTAGTAAAGGTCCTTCAAATTTTAGTGAGAAAGTGAATGTTGGCGGACTCAATTTCTCTATTCGATACGGATCAAAAGTATATGAATTGCCGTTTGGTATTAAACTGAATGATTTTATTGCCGAAAAATACCCTGGTACAGAGAAAGGGTATTCATCATATATGAGTAGAGTAACTATTGAAGATGAGCGTCCTTTTGACTATGATATTTTTATGAACCATGTTTTGGATCATCAAGGATATCGCTTTTTTCAATCGGGCTTTGATCCTGATGAAAAAGGAACGACCTTATCTGTAAACCATGATTTTTGGGGAACTTGGATCACCTACATTGGTTACTTTCTTTTATATATTGGTTTAATGGGGATTATGTTTTTTGGTAAAACGCGTTTCAAGGATTTGGCTAATTCTTTAGATGAATTGAAAATAAAAAAGAAAAAGATGTTTGGTGTTATCGCTGTTTTAATGGCGTTTTCATTCTCATCTTTTGCGCAAGACCAACATACGCCGGAAGAAGGTCATCAACAGGCGCCAAGTAAGACACAAATAGATTCTTTGCTTGAAGCTAGTATGGTCAGTAAAGAACATGCCGATAAATTTGGTAAGCTAGTCATACAAGATGAAGGTGGGCGAATGAAGCCGATCAATACCTTTTCATCAGAACTACTTCGTAAGTTAAGTTTGAAAGACACCTATTTAGGGTATACTTCTGACCAGATTTTACTTTCTATGATGATGAACCCTGCGGTTTGGTATAATACGGAGTTCATAGCTTTAGATAAGAAATCGCAAAATGACAGTATTAGAAATGTAATTGGAATACCATCAGGTCAAGAGTATGTAAAGGCTACAGATTTCTTTGATTCTAAAGGGCAGTATAAATTGGAACCCTTTTTAAGAGAGGCAACAGCGACAGCTAATCCGAATAAATTTCAACAAGATTTTAAAGATGCCAATATTAGATTGAGTCTTTTAAATCAAGCTTTAGGGCAAGATATTGTTAAGATATTTCCGCTATTAGATGATGAGAATAACAAATGGATTTCAGCAGTAGAGTACAGAGGTGGGCAATATGAAATTAGAGATTCGCTTTATTCTAACTTTGTAAAAAATGCCATGCCATATTACTTGATGACTTTAGGTAAGGCGCAACAAAGTGGAGACTATACAGGAGCAGATAAATTATTAGGTGCTTTTCACCAAAATCAACTTAACCATGGTAGTGAAGTTTTACCATCGCAACAGAAAGTAGATCTTGAAGTGATCTATAATAAATTAAACATTTTCAATAGGTTATATCGTTTTTATGCGCTTGTTGGTTTACTAATGTTCTTCACTTTAATATTCCAAATATTTAAAGATCGTTCTGTTTGGAGGGTGGCAATATATTTCTTCAAAGGAACTATTATGCTACTATTTTTGTGGCATACAGCCGGTTTAGTCATGCGTTGGTATATTTCTGGTCACGCACCTTGGAGTAATGCTTATGAAAGTATTTTGTATGTAGCATGGGCTACCATGGGTATTGGTTGGGCGTTGGGTCGTAAAAGTGATATGACATTTGCAGCATCTGCTTTTGTAACTTCAATGCTTTTATGGATAGCACACCAGAGTTGGATAGATCCTTCTATTGCCAACTTACAGCCTGTTTTAGATAGTTATTGGTTAATGATTCACGTTGCAGTTATCGTTGGTAGTTACGGACCTTTAACCGTTGGTATGATCTTAGGTCTGGTTTCATTGATTTTGATGATTTTGACCACCAAGAAGAACAAGAAACGTATGGCAATCAACATAAAGGAATTGACCATAATCAACGAATTGGCTTTAACAACAGGGCTTGTGATGCTTACCATCGGTAACTTTTTAGGCGGACAATGGGCAAATGAAAGTTGGGGTCGTTATTGGGGTTGGGATCCAAAAGAAACTTGGGCATTGGTTTCTATCATGATTTATGCATTTGTAATACACACAAGGTTAGTACCTGGTTTAAGAGGTAAATGGACATTTAACTTTATGAGTGTTGTAGCCTTTGGTAGTATTATGATGACTTACTTTGGTGTTAATTTTTACTTAGTGGGTCTACATAGTTACGCTAGTGGGGCACAAGTTATTACACCAACTTTTATATACTACTTAGTTGCTGGTGTGCTAGTGTTAGGCGGTATCAGTTATTGGAGATATAAAGTTAATTATAGTAAATAA